In one Molothrus aeneus isolate 106 chromosome 8, BPBGC_Maene_1.0, whole genome shotgun sequence genomic region, the following are encoded:
- the ITPRIP gene encoding inositol 1,4,5-trisphosphate receptor-interacting protein yields MPVGLFRVCLLVITAIVNHPLFFPKENGTVPENTEEIIQKMKEREESLRLEQLRLEQEIADQEATQKALEKAAVVVEESKEEKVRWDMWTALSMVIFLLIELWRQDFQEGNWQDIGGEEDDMAVLGKAFKGVALPDKAVLASFYEKRILGTTGDMARMREMVEGFADDLLEALRSVCNRDADMEVEDCMGVGSMYENWRVRKPFVCDLIVPFAPPEPYCFRCQTWCSGDSFPPDEQGYGTIKVCRADEDETGCICDKTKLGEDMLCLLHSQVSSTRPSSEMEDLLCFKNTQYLDADQVMKWFQIAVTKAWNRISHKYEFDLSFSLLDSPGALKIKFKSGKSIAFNLTPVVQYENSDVYFISHFPRSSLAADVPSSTHWFLTFAVYERRFIQLVSKTLPANACHVSCLQILSFLHGKQCSLTGPSGLTNYHLKTVLLHLLQARPSQDWAPEKLEARLQDMLKFLEKCLHEKKLYHFFIGNGKVPAELGFPIIFQRAEPLNLFRPFVLRRDIYRKMVDTFHEMLRNMSALINEYTVHIPLAHTNGIRKEPL; encoded by the coding sequence GTTGCGCTTGGAGCAGGAAATCGCAGACCAGGAAGCCACACAGAAGGCTCTGGAAAAGGCTGCAGTGGTAGTGGAggaaagcaaagaggaaaaggtCCGATGGGATATGTGGACTGCCCTTTCCATGGTCATCTTCCTGCTGATCGAGCTCTGGAGGCAGGATTTCCAGGAAGGGAACTGGCAGGACATAGGAGGAGAAGAGGATGACATGGCAGTCCTGGGGAAAGCATTTAAAGGAGTGGCCTTGCCCGACAAGGCTGTCCTGGCCAGCTTCTATGAGAAGCGTATCCTGGGTACCACCGGAGACATGGCCAGGATGCGGGAGATGGTGGAAGGCTTTGCAGATGACCTGCTGGAGGCCTTGAGGAGCGTCTGTAACCGGGATGCTGACATGGAAGTGGAAGATTGCATGGGTGTGGGGAGCATGTATGAGAACTGGAGAGTGCGCAAACCCTTCGTCTGTGATCTGATAGTGCCTTTTGCTCCCCCGGAGCCTTACTGCTTTCGCTGCCAGACCTGGTGCTCTGGTGACTCTTTTCCCCCAGATGAACAAGGTTATGGCACTATCAAGGTGTGCAGGGCAGATGAGGATGAGACGGGTTGCATCTGTGACAAGACTAAACTAGGGGAAGATATGCTGTGCCTCCTCCATAGCCAGGTCAGTAGTACCAGGCCCAGCAGTGAGATGGAAGACCTCCTGTGCTTCAAAAATACTCAATATCTGGATGCCGACCAAGTTATGAAGTGGTTCCAGATTGCCGTCACCAAGGCCTGGAACAGAATCTCCCACAAATATGAATTTGACCTTTCCTTCAGCCTCCTGGACTCGCCAGGAGCCCTGAAGATAAAATTTAAATCGGGGAAATCGATTGCCTTCAACCTCACCCCTGTGGTGCAGTATGAGAACTCTGACGTTTACTTCATCTCCCACTTCCCtcggagcagcctggcagcagatgtcccctccagCACCCACTGGTTTCTCACCTTTGCAGTGTATGAGAGGAGGTTCATCCAGCTGGTCTCCAAAACACTGCCTGCCAATGCCTGCCATGTCAGCTGCCTTCAgatcctctccttcctccatgGGAAGCAGTGCAGCCTCACAGGGCCCAGTGGGCTCACCAACTACCACCTGAAAACAGTGCTGCTGCATCTCCTGCAGGCACGTCCCAGCCAGGACTGGGCCCCAGAAAAGCTGGAGGCCCGCCTACAGGACATGCTGAAATTCCTAGAGAAATGTTTGCATGAAAAGAAGCTTTATCACTTCTTTATTGGCAATGGGAAGGtaccagcagagctgggtttcCCCATCATATTTCAGAGGGCTGAGCCTCTCAACCTTTTCCGTCCCTTTGTGCTACGCAGGGACATCTACAGGAAGATGGTGGACACGTTCCACGAGATGCTCAGGAACATGTCTGCACTGATAAATGAGTACACAGTGCACATTCCCCTTGCACACACCAATGGGATCCGTAAGGAACCCCTTTAA